Genomic DNA from Calonectris borealis chromosome 4, bCalBor7.hap1.2, whole genome shotgun sequence:
GGAGTGCAACACAGCAATGGAAGGGAACGAATAGAAGAATCTGGCCTTATAGTCCAGGCATTTGGGGACACGAACTGTGCTTGCTTAGGACAAAGCTGAATATATATAGCCCATGTAAGAGAACTGTATCAGTTGTAGAGTTGTTATATTGCCATCTGGAAAGGAGAAACACAGGTTAGCATGAACCCTGCAAACAGTGCCTGCTTCTCAGGGTTACTGATAATCCTGTTCCTTGACAAAtgtgtatatgtttatatataaacttGCACACACCCTTTGACAACATACAGTGTGCTATGCAAGATTCACTGTTGTTTGCGTATGATTTCGAACAAGGAAGAAGGGCAAAGCTAAAGAAGCTATTAATAATTCTGTGCTActgtaaaaagaattttttttaacattttgttggAAGCATTTGCTTCACATGACAGGAAACTGTCTAGAATTCCAGTGGCATGTAAGGATATGCACGTCTTACACAGCTTAAGTCCTAAATGTTTACAGAAATCTCAAAGTTAATCATAAGAGAAAATTCTTAGACTTTGCAGCGCTTATGCAAAATAATCTTGTATAATCAAAACACTGGTATTTGAACATCTTAAAAAATTTGGCAGTGTTTCTCTTTGCATAGCTCCTAACTAGTCTTAATGTTATGATCAaatattatgttttaaattaattcgttttttcctaacagaagaaatattttgttgaGTAAACCCTCGTGAATAGTTTTCATCAGGTTGCAACTGAAATTCAGAAGAACACTGCATGCTACAGAATACTTTATTCGTAGGGTAATATCTTATGGCTCCTTCTAAAAACATTACATTCAGATTCCTGAGATGAGGACTCGTAATTGTCTAAATATATGTTGATAGACCATAAACCAGAGAGGATGTAGGTAAGATGGCTAATGAATGAGGCTGATGGCCCCTATTTCAACGAGCAGGTTCTCAGAGACCCTGTTGGCTGTGTAACATTTTGATTGTTGAAGCTTGACAGACATTTCCTAAAAGGAGGACTAGATAAATTGGGTGGCATAGTGATGCTGGTTCGAAAGGTGCATGAGAGAAGGCATCTTCTGAGTCATCAGGCTCGTCTTACAGTTACTGGGGATTGGACCATGACTCAGGGTTCAGCCTTGAAGAGCCTTTCTTTTAGGTATGGATTTGGAGTTCATCCCATCTCAGCACTCTGCCTGCCAGACAGGGTGGGGGTATTCTTTTAGCCTAAATCATGCGGCAGCATGCGTCTGCTTCCTCCTCCGCCGGTTTTGTGGCGAGCTCTCTCACCGCACCTCTTAGTCTGTCTGCATCCTTCCAAAATGGCTCCAGTAGGAAGTGGACACTTGTCAGCTTCATTAAAGCAACTGCGAACAGACCAGTGTCTTGTTAACTTCACCCCACTGCTGCTTGGCAAAACTAGGATGGAAGGAAGCACTGGAAAAGTTATCTGCAGGCTCGGGAAAGCTGTGGGACATTGGGTTACACTGTAGTGGTTATCTTCATGGCTGGAAGACCAAGGAAAAAGCTTCTAATACTAGAGCTTTATAGTGAAGAGTGACGAGTCAGCTtgtgtatttttcaaatgcagttaCAAAGCATGAATGACTGTATGGCCTTGTTTACTATAATGACCCCTGACAATTAACATTATTCCTCTTCCTGTTTTATGAATACATATTTCTTCACAACATTTCTGTAAGATATATTGTAAGAATAAATACACTTTGCCAGAGAATATTAGGTGCCCGTATTTCCTACTGTTATATGTAAAGGTTCCCAGGTGCTCAGCGTGTATCATGTTTGGGCTCATAACAAAAATTTAAGGCCTGCAGCTCCAGGGTTATGAAATTCTGCAATCTAACCTGCCGTTTTCTTTGCAGATACTGCAGGAGAAGGGGTTGGCTGAAATCCACCCTTATTATGTCGGTTCCGCAAACCAGTACCTCCAAGGGAAAAGTAATGCTTAAGGAATACAGCGGGCGCAAAATCGAAGTGGAGCACATTTTCAAATGGATCACAGCCCATGCTGCTTCTCGGATCAAAACCATCTACAACTCTGAACATTTAAAAGAAGAATGGAACAAAAGTGACCAGTACCGTGTGAAAATATACCTGTTTGCCAACCTCGACCAGCCTCCGGCGTTCTTCTCTGCACTAAGTGTAAAGTTTACTGGAAGAGTAGAGTTTATTTTTGTGAACGTGGAAAACTGGGACAATAAAAGTTACATGGCAGAAATTGGTATCTACAAGACACCATCGTACATACTTAGGACTCCTGAGGGGATTTACAGGTATGGAAATAACACTGGTGAATTTATATCACTACGCGCCATGGATTCCTTTTTGCGCTCGTTACAACCAGAAGTTaatgatttatttgttttaagcttAGTTTTGGTTAATCTGATGGCTTGGATGGACCTGTTTATTACACAAGGCGCTACTATAAAGCGTTTTGTGGTTCTTATAAGCACTTTAGGGACGTATAATTCATTACTAATTATTTCCTGGCTACCCGTATTAGGTTTTTTGCAACTACCCTACTTAGACAGCTTTTATGAGTACAGTTTAAAACTCTTCAGGTACTCTAACACAACTACTTTGGCTTCTTGGGTAAGAGCCGATTGGATGTTCTACTCTTCGCATCCAGCCCTCTTCCTCAGCACGTACCTTGGTCACGGTTTACTAATCGATTACTTTGAGAAGAAGAGAAGACGCAATAACAACACCGATGAAGTAAATGCTAATAATCTGGAGTGGCTGTCCAGCCTGTGGGACTGGTACACCAGCTACTTGTTTCATCCTATTGCTTCTTTTCAACACTTTCCTTTTGACTCGGATTGGGATGAAGACCCGGATTTGTTCTTGGAGCGGTTGGCCTTCCCCGATCTCTGGCTTCACCCTCTGATACCAACCGATTACATAAAAAACTTACCGATGTGGAGGTTTAAATGCCTTGGCGTCCATTCTGATGAGGAAATGCTGGAAACCTTTCAAGACAGCGAAAGTGACTCTGACAGTGAAAACAAAGAGGTCTTCAGTAGTGAAAAAGAAGTCTCAGAGGACGATGAGCTAAACACGTTTCCTAAGCGTAGTGAAGGAGAGCCTCGGTGCGGTGCTGAGACCTGTTCGTGTGCCAATAAATATTGTCATCACGAGCCATGTGAACGGAAAGCGAGATCCTACGGCTCGTACAGCACCGCGGGTGACATGGAGCCAGACTGGTCAGCCTGGCCCTCTGAGATGTTGCACTGTACAGAATGTGTTGTGTGTCTAGAAAATTTTGCAAACGGTTGTCTGCTCGTGGGCTT
This window encodes:
- the LOC142081646 gene encoding E3 ubiquitin-protein ligase RNF103 isoform X3, encoding MWVKLCCLLLYFLALFVLARVFEAVAWYESGFLATQLVDPVALSFRKLRTILECRGLGHSGLPEKKDVRELVEKSGDLMEGELYSALKEEEASESVSSTNFSGEMHFYELVEDTKDGIWLVQVVANDRSPLVGKVHWEKMVKKVSRFGIRTGTFNCSSDPRYCRRRGWLKSTLIMSVPQTSTSKGKVMLKEYSGRKIEVEHIFKWITAHAASRIKTIYNSEHLKEEWNKSDQYRVKIYLFANLDQPPAFFSALSVKFTGRVEFIFVNVENWDNKSYMAEIGIYKTPSYILRTPEGIYRYGNNTGEFISLRAMDSFLRSLQPEVNDLFVLSLVLVNLMAWMDLFITQGATIKRFVVLISTLGTYNSLLIISWLPVLGFLQLPYLDSFYEYSLKLFRYSNTTTLASWVRADWMFYSSHPALFLSTYLGHGLLIDYFEKKRRRNNNTDEVNANNLEWLSSLWDWYTSYLFHPIASFQHFPFDSDWDEDPDLFLERLAFPDLWLHPLIPTDYIKNLPMWRFKCLGVHSDEEMLETFQDSESDSDSENKEVFSSEKEVSEDDELNTFPKRSEGEPRCGAETCSCANKYCHHEPCERKARSYGSYSTAGDMEPDWSAWPSEMLHCTECVVCLENFANGCLLVGLPCGHVFHQNCIVMWLAGGRHCCPVCRWASYKKKQPYTHPQPLSSDTPS
- the LOC142081646 gene encoding E3 ubiquitin-protein ligase RNF103 isoform X1 — protein: MALPGDLMEGELYSALKEEEASESVSSTNFSGEMHFYELVEDTKDGIWLVQVVANDRSPLVGKVHWEKMVKKVSRFGIRTGTFNCSSDPRYCRRRGWLKSTLIMSVPQTSTSKGKVMLKEYSGRKIEVEHIFKWITAHAASRIKTIYNSEHLKEEWNKSDQYRVKIYLFANLDQPPAFFSALSVKFTGRVEFIFVNVENWDNKSYMAEIGIYKTPSYILRTPEGIYRYGNNTGEFISLRAMDSFLRSLQPEVNDLFVLSLVLVNLMAWMDLFITQGATIKRFVVLISTLGTYNSLLIISWLPVLGFLQLPYLDSFYEYSLKLFRYSNTTTLASWVRADWMFYSSHPALFLSTYLGHGLLIDYFEKKRRRNNNTDEVNANNLEWLSSLWDWYTSYLFHPIASFQHFPFDSDWDEDPDLFLERLAFPDLWLHPLIPTDYIKNLPMWRFKCLGVHSDEEMLETFQDSESDSDSENKEVFSSEKEVSEDDELNTFPKRSEGEPRCGAETCSCANKYCHHEPCERKARSYGSYSTAGDMEPDWSAWPSEMLHCTECVVCLENFANGCLLVGLPCGHVFHQNCIVMWLAGGRHCCPVCRWASYKKKQPYTHPQPLSSDTPS
- the LOC142081646 gene encoding E3 ubiquitin-protein ligase RNF103 isoform X2 — translated: MWVKLCCLLLYFLALFVLARVFEAVAWYESGFLATQLVDPVALSFRKLRTILECRGLGHSGLPEKKDVRELVEKSGDLMEGELYSALKEEEASESVSSTNFSGEMHFYELVEDTKDGIWLVQVVANDRSPLVGKVHWEKMVKKVSRFGIRTGTFNCSSDPRYCRRRGWLKSTLIMSVPQTSTSKGKVMLKEYSGRKIEVEHIFKWITAHAASRIKTIYNSEHLKEEWNKSDQYRVKIYLFANLDQPPAFFSALSVKFTGRVEFIFVNVENWDNKSYMAEIGIYKTPSYILRTPEGIYRYSNTTTLASWVRADWMFYSSHPALFLSTYLGHGLLIDYFEKKRRRNNNTDEVNANNLEWLSSLWDWYTSYLFHPIASFQHFPFDSDWDEDPDLFLERLAFPDLWLHPLIPTDYIKNLPMWRFKCLGVHSDEEMLETFQDSESDSDSENKEVFSSEKEVSEDDELNTFPKRSEGEPRCGAETCSCANKYCHHEPCERKARSYGSYSTAGDMEPDWSAWPSEMLHCTECVVCLENFANGCLLVGLPCGHVFHQNCIVMWLAGGRHCCPVCRWASYKKKQPYTHPQPLSSDTPS